One window of the Runella slithyformis DSM 19594 genome contains the following:
- a CDS encoding amidase, whose protein sequence is MKKLFPTLLVFAACVGSFLLGTSYRSADQAITADIANYASKIFGIEFSAAERDSMLDNLNDQLKGFERVRKIPLTNDVAPALLFDPVPQGFEFEKVKKTFNAGPLPKVTLPAVRDSLAYYTVAQLGVLIRTKQISSVELTQFFLARLKKYSPALLNVITFTEDLAIAQATRADAELKAGTYRGLLHGIPYGAKDLLAKKGYPTTWGSAIYKNQQLPYDATVIQKLEKAGAVLIAKMSVGEFAWGDVWFGGMTRNPWNTKTGASGSSAGSGSAVAAGCLPFAIGTETLGSIVSPSTVNGITGLRPTFGRVSRFGAMALSWSMDKIGPMARSVEDCALIFNAILGPDGNDATVRDVPFNYEPLKTLKGMRIGYLKKAFESNYSNRANDSLTLAKLRELGAELVPFELPSYPVGDLTIAIGVEGGAAFDELTLTNKDDQMVRQGKNAWPNEFRSARYIPAIEYVQAQRVRTKMIQDLYQVLKKERFDVYITPTSAGGNLTYTNLSGHPSICLPNGFNRNSMPTSITFSAQLYNEAKMLAVAKVYQDATFWHKKHPEL, encoded by the coding sequence ATGAAAAAACTTTTTCCCACTCTTCTTGTCTTTGCCGCTTGTGTGGGCAGTTTTTTGCTCGGAACTTCCTATCGATCAGCCGATCAGGCCATTACTGCCGACATTGCCAACTATGCTTCTAAGATATTTGGCATCGAATTCAGCGCCGCTGAGCGGGACTCCATGCTAGACAATCTCAATGACCAGCTCAAAGGATTTGAACGGGTCCGCAAAATTCCGCTGACCAATGATGTGGCACCGGCCCTGCTGTTTGACCCGGTGCCGCAGGGTTTCGAATTTGAAAAAGTAAAAAAAACATTTAACGCCGGCCCGTTACCAAAGGTTACCCTTCCCGCCGTGCGCGACAGTTTGGCGTATTATACGGTGGCACAACTGGGCGTTTTGATCCGAACCAAACAGATATCGTCCGTGGAGCTTACGCAGTTTTTTCTGGCCCGTCTGAAAAAGTACAGCCCTGCGCTACTCAACGTGATCACTTTTACGGAAGACCTGGCCATCGCACAGGCTACCCGCGCCGATGCGGAACTTAAAGCCGGTACTTACCGAGGTCTCCTGCACGGCATCCCGTACGGGGCCAAGGACCTGTTGGCCAAAAAAGGTTATCCCACCACCTGGGGCTCGGCCATTTATAAAAATCAGCAACTGCCGTACGATGCGACGGTCATTCAAAAACTCGAAAAGGCGGGAGCGGTCTTGATCGCCAAAATGTCGGTAGGGGAATTTGCGTGGGGCGATGTGTGGTTTGGCGGCATGACCCGCAACCCCTGGAACACCAAAACGGGGGCCAGCGGCTCGTCGGCGGGCTCGGGCTCAGCGGTGGCGGCAGGTTGTTTGCCGTTTGCCATCGGGACCGAAACGCTGGGGTCCATTGTGTCGCCCTCTACCGTCAACGGCATCACCGGTCTGCGGCCTACGTTTGGTCGGGTGAGCCGCTTCGGCGCGATGGCTCTGAGCTGGAGCATGGATAAGATCGGTCCCATGGCCCGTTCGGTGGAAGACTGCGCCCTGATCTTCAACGCCATTCTGGGACCCGACGGCAACGACGCTACCGTGCGCGACGTACCGTTTAATTATGAGCCGTTGAAAACCCTGAAGGGAATGCGCATCGGGTACTTAAAAAAAGCGTTTGAATCCAATTATTCCAACCGGGCCAATGATTCACTCACGTTAGCCAAACTCCGAGAACTGGGAGCCGAGCTTGTGCCGTTTGAACTTCCCTCCTACCCCGTCGGCGATCTGACCATTGCCATCGGTGTAGAGGGCGGCGCGGCCTTCGACGAGCTGACGCTCACCAACAAAGACGACCAAATGGTGCGTCAGGGCAAAAATGCGTGGCCCAATGAGTTTCGTTCGGCGCGGTATATTCCGGCCATAGAGTACGTGCAGGCGCAACGCGTGCGGACCAAAATGATTCAGGATCTGTATCAAGTACTGAAAAAAGAGCGGTTTGACGTGTACATTACGCCCACCTCCGCGGGCGGCAACCTGACGTATACCAACTTATCGGGTCATCCCAGCATTTGTTTACCCAATGGATTTAACCGCAACAGTATGCCGACGAGTATTACATTCAGCGCCCAACTGTACAACGAAGCCAAGATGTTGGCCGTGGCCAAAGTCTACCAGGACGCCACCTTCTGGCACAAAAAACACCCTGAATTGTAG
- a CDS encoding DUF3050 domain-containing protein, which translates to MSNIQQLQNKIAPVREQLVHHPIYKSIQTLEQLRIFSENHVFAVWDFMSLLKDLQRKLTCTEVPWLPKGNANTRYLINEIVIGEESDVDENGVRMSHFELYLAAMHQMGADRVVIDGFIQQLRRGNSVEDALQKAGVEEGTQKFVQQTFSFIATQKPHVTASVFTFGREDLIPAMFLAFINEWGGDELLRVAKYRYYLERHIEVDGDHHSQLAMQMVEELCGNDPQKWEEATEAALKALQSRVAFWDAVHEQLLTVAAV; encoded by the coding sequence ATGTCAAACATCCAACAATTGCAGAATAAAATTGCTCCTGTTCGTGAGCAGCTGGTTCATCATCCTATCTACAAAAGCATTCAAACGCTCGAACAGCTTCGGATTTTTAGCGAGAATCATGTATTTGCCGTTTGGGATTTTATGTCTCTGTTGAAAGACCTCCAACGGAAACTTACCTGCACAGAAGTGCCTTGGCTGCCCAAGGGAAACGCCAACACGCGCTACCTGATCAACGAAATTGTGATCGGCGAAGAAAGTGACGTCGACGAAAACGGCGTACGCATGAGTCATTTTGAGCTTTATTTGGCGGCCATGCACCAAATGGGCGCTGATAGGGTCGTCATTGATGGGTTTATCCAACAGCTGCGCCGAGGAAACAGCGTAGAAGACGCACTGCAAAAAGCGGGCGTAGAGGAAGGTACTCAGAAATTTGTTCAACAGACGTTTTCGTTTATCGCTACACAAAAACCGCACGTAACAGCCTCCGTTTTTACCTTTGGCCGGGAAGATTTGATTCCTGCGATGTTTTTGGCTTTTATCAATGAATGGGGAGGCGACGAACTGTTGCGCGTAGCCAAATACAGGTATTATTTAGAGCGCCACATCGAAGTCGACGGTGATCACCACAGTCAGTTGGCCATGCAGATGGTGGAAGAGCTGTGTGGAAATGATCCTCAGAAATGGGAGGAGGCCACGGAGGCGGCCCTTAAAGCCCTCCAAAGCAGAGTTGCGTTTTGGGATGCCGTACATGAGCAGCTGCTGACCGTGGCAGCGGTATAA